DNA sequence from the Vicia villosa cultivar HV-30 ecotype Madison, WI linkage group LG3, Vvil1.0, whole genome shotgun sequence genome:
AAACCTGTTGGTTATTGAGAAGAATAAAAAACAAGCAGAAGGGTGGACTCCTACATGGCATGGTGATGATGTTCTTGCCATTTTTGGTGTAACAATGGCATTGAGACTTAatgtattgatttgaaaaagGAATCATGCTCATGTAGAAAATAAGACTTCTCTAGGATACATTGTTGTTATGTAATTACATGTATATGGAGCATCAAGAAAAAACATGTAGCAGGGTATTGTGgttgttattaaaatattttgatattaTCAAAACAGGTGTAAGCCATGTTGCATGCCTTTTGAAGGCCATGTTGTATGCCTTTTGCAGCCCATGTTCCATGCCTTGTGTAGGCCTTATGTAGCATAGTGCATCGTGTAAGCATTGTAGTAGGGCATTGTGCAAGCCTTAATGTGCAAGCCTTATTCATTTAGTTTTAACAGTATCATAACAAACTGAATTCATTTACTAATGTTGAACAAACTGAATTGCTTAAACTAAATTCTACAACATTGTGGATAACTTGTTTCAACATAATAACCTAAAACCTAATCACCTAAATTCTAAACAACACATGATTTGAACGAAAAAACACCTAAAACCTACTCCCTTCATTCCTATTTATAAGTGAAAtttaactttttagattcattaaataattgatttatcTAACCTATATGTAGTCTAAATACATCATTtgttcaatgaacctaaaaagtcaaaatttgcttataaatatGAATGGAGGGAgtatttcattaatgttgaacCAACTAACGCAAACAACACAATGAAAGTGATCATCTCGTTGAACTTTGTTGAACTTTAATTGCTTCTTCAatgtcttcatttcttcatcttttgCATTGTATGAATTAACTTTTTCCTTCTATTTATGTAGATTATTTGGTAATTAAGAGATGAACTCATTTGCCCTAAGATTCATCTCCTCATCCAACCAATTAAAATGGTCACAGTTCTTGTAACCTTGAACTTGGAAACATGAATGGAGATGAAGGAAGATGAATAAATGACAAATCGTGACCTGGGTAAAACATAACAAcatcaaaaaattgaaaaaatcaaaacataCCTTATACATCCATGTCGTCAACAATGAATCATAAAGACCACACTTGCATTCATACATCAGACAATTTGATATATTTATGGCTGAAAATTGACTATTGCGACATCTTACAATCATTGTGCAAAGAAAATGAGAGAAGAAAATGAAGGTGCGAATAGGATGAAGGcgcaaagaagatgaagatgcgAAGAACATGAATGAGCAAAAGTGAATTTGAAAAAGTGAAGATAGATTGATTTTTAGAGAATGTTTTaccttaaataaatatataaacctaattttactcttatattattattatttttaaactaataatttatttaaaaaattcaaaaaaatactaATTAACACCAAATCAAAGTGTCACGTCATAAATGAagaaaatatatttgtaaaaCACGAGGGGACcgaaaaatatttaagaaaaataaaattgaaagacaaaaaaattaaaatacctaaaattagagagaaaatgcatttaaacctaaAGAATTTGATCATCCCAAtttgttgaatttgaatttgaaagtgactataaaatagaaattaataaaaaaaaaagttatttttttaattttttaaagtcttTGACGTGTGAGTTTATGTAGTAAAATTATGAAGTTGATTGGAAGAAGATTCACGTGGTGAACCAATGGTATATGAAAACCACGTTCATGTGATACACAAATCTatactaaaaaacaaaaattccTTGTAATCTCTTTTCAGAACGTTGAATCTTTTTCAATATGCTTGCTTTTCCCTCAACTGTACCACAACTGTATAACGTACCATCCTACAACTTTAACCGTACATATCGAATCTCAATCTCATCCACTCATTCATTTCTATACTTTCTCGTCATCAACGTCGTCGTTTTCACTACTTGCTTCATTCTCATTTCTCAAtaattctattttccacatcTCAAACATTACTACTTACTAAGTACGGTTGATTTGATTCTCATTAAGAAATATTCTGGCCAATCATATTAATACACGTGGAATTTTGTACTCATGTCGTACCATAAGTCTATTACCAGTTGTCGTTACTTATGATTAATCTGAAGAAATTAAGCATAGGAAAAGATATGACACCTATGTTATTTGTTGTTAttgtaatttaaaattttgattaaatcAAAGTTTGATTATAGTTCGGCAATATATCATCATTACAGTTGTCAAGGTTTTGTTGAAAGTTGAAACCATGAGCTATAgtatttttcaatttgtttagatgatcaatatttttttaattgcaGAAACTATAAAATTTTACACTTGCATAATATTTTTAGCCATAGCACCGTCTATTAAtattgaattgaaattgaaagtAGTTATATGAGAGATTTTTtgtgaaataaaaataatttttaatataaaaaagagtACTTTTGTTAAAATATAACTTATTTGATAGTTGTATTTTTTTTATCGCTACCAATTTAATTAGGTTCGGGAgtcagttctgacatcaagtgaTTTTAGCCACCTCTTAATCAGAAGTTCAACATCAATCACCACTAAACCAACTAATAATTGAttgataattatatatttaacttAAAAAATACAGATGTGGATTCAAACACGAAATTGTATATATTTAATAGAggtgaaatttcaaaaatttattaTCGTGAATATAAGGTTCACTTAACAAATTTGCaactaaaataaattatcaatttAATTTTGTGTGGTGGTGTGTAGAGTTGTTCCAATAGGAAAGTAGTTGATGGGGCCATGGGGGAGTGTTTTGCTATTCtagatatattatatttttttgaaggaTATCAAATGTAGCTCATCAATAGTGTGTGATAGATGATCAAAGTTAAGAGTTTATGTTGTGAATgccttaaattgttttttttaaagaataaagaatgaaatttatatttcttttttattttgtcgATGTCACATATGCGAGATTGGTGGGTAAGTGGGTTCATGCGTGAGACGCTTGGAGAGTCGGTGCAGTGCATTGGCGTGTGAGGTGCCTAGGGCAGACATGAAACTGATGATATCAATTTCTAAATCAAATATAAACCTTCATTTCATTCCTCTTATGGATAATTTTGAAAGGGGTCTTGAGAAAAAGCTATTGGGGAATTGCAATGCCAATGGTTGATTGTTTTGGGGAGAGATTTATTGGAGTGAGAAACACATTACAGACATATTTGTTAGGGAGATTTTCTAAGAGGAAGGATTTGAGCTTCCTTTATTTTGTGCTTTAGTTTATTGTGATTGCACTACACAAaagattgttgttgttatttgaaGTTATTTAGTTGTTGGTTGTCATTGTTATTTGCTCcacaattttgtttttgttgaattaaataaagtttttaatcgccaaatatttaaaaaatgggACATTGAGAAGTATTTTAGACACAACAAATTCAGATTGTGTAAAcaatttaattcaattaaagtgtgcgtgtgtgcgcgTGAgggtgtgtttgtgtgtgtgcaCGGGTGTTTGTGTGTGTGGGGGCCGGGAGGTATGGTTGTATGTTTGTGTGTTTATGGCATTTTTAGTAAATCAAATCACAAGTTTTAGTTCATTTAAGAGATTAAACTCAAAAAAATCTTAAGGACAACTTGTGCAAAAGGATGAGAAGTATGGTTGTATGTTTGTGTGTGTGTTTATTGACATTTTTAGTAAATCAAATCAcaagttttaattaattaagagaTTGAGGATAATTTTGCAAAAGGTTGAGAAAACTGTGTTTGTGCTTgaagatgtttgaatgtttaacaATTTGATGGGAGTCTCAAGAAATAAAGTTCAAAAAcatttagggtctgtttggttcaaataagggggaggggaggggagggattttaatgaagggaaggggaggggagggaaggggagggaattttattaattatatatatgtttggttcaaacaagaggaggggaggggaggggagggaatttggTTAAAAATacgtttggttcacgaggggaggggaggggttttattaataatttacgtttttatccttatgattttatataatCGATAAGATATTCAAAgttgaaaatttcataaataattttttgaaaataatattcgtaatatttaatgattaaaaatttataacttaccacataatattaaaaaaattgaatacactTGATATGTATTATAACTTTCGGCGCAAAATTATCTATaggttgataacaacttttgaatacataaaaataatttatcgatatatacatacatatatatatatatatatatatatatatatataaaataaacaaaataattgaatagtttaaaatattataatatatatatatatatatatatatatatatatatatatatatatatatatatatatataatagagtaTATAacgaaattagaaaaaaattaatataaataaacataaaaataaaaattataataaaaaattaaaaattttagttattataaatttcattacataaaaataataatttaaaagtaaaaaataattataataaattgatataagcaatagagaaagaaaaaaagcagacgaaagaaaataataattttttgaaataataaaataaaattgagggtattttagtaaatatattaatttattaaatatcaacagtcacattccctcccctcccctccgaatccctccgattcgggggaacgcaaaatgtgtgatttggagggattttgctcccctcccctcccctcctctcccttcctaaaaattgaaccaaacacattttattataaacattccctcccctcccctcccctccgtttacctcgaaccaaacacacccttagaagACAAAGTAAATAAAGAAGACAATAAAAACAATAGAGTAAAATTACTTGAATTAAAAGTAGGACGCATATTTATACATTTTCTCACAAATTATTATCTCTATGTGACTTGGGTACTTGAATTCCATAGAGAACACTAACGAAAAAGCGATCTCCTTTTATATGAGTGAACTTGTCTTATATACTATTTGTAATTTTAACTGTCCATAACGGTTATCTCTGTAGAAATCAACATGTACTCCCTTACGTGGGCTTCAGTCCTCTGGTTAGCTTCCACATGTCTTCGACATTTGAGCTATTTTGGATTACTCTTGTTGTTTCAAACCGTATTTTAAATCTTCAAACTACTTCTGTCGAAACTTGGAACATAGCGTCGAAATGTCTCAGCCATCTAATCTTTAGGCTCAAGCATATACTAAGTCCCAAAACACCTAATAGGCGAGCCGAACTCACCACCTCATTCGAAATGATACGTATGTCAAAACTATAACATGTTCATCTTGTACTTAGTATTTTTCAAACCTTTATTACACTTTCATGTCGAAAATTGAAGTTCAAATTCTTAGGCTAACATATGCCCctcaaaaaatgtcatttttgttCATATTTCCAATGTGGAAGAAAAGTGGCATTTTTAGCAACTGACAACATTGTTCACAACAATCTGCATGCGTCATTTTCATCATGACCCCTTTCTCTTATCTATCACGTCAACAAACATGTGTGTGATGGTCATCATGACTCTAATTTCCAAGGTCCATGTGGGCCACAAAAAAAACActatattaaataaaatcatttaatttattaatgatttttaataaaacgaaAATTAAAACCTTAATGGGAGTATTAACTTTCGAGGAGGCAATTGAAAAGTCTCATTTCAAAACTATATGTAAATTCCCTCTtacctctttcttcttcttttatcacTTTCATTTTTTAAACCTCAAAAAACTCTTGTATCCCCTAACTTACCAATCTCCCATCTTCTTCTAACTCAGGCAAAAACAATGGCTTTTACCCCTGGTGCTGTTAAACCAACTTACATTCCTTCTGCTACTGATCTTCAATGACCTATCTTTGTTAACAACTATAGATATGTTCTTGAACCACCCATGGAGAAGGATAAATCCTCTATTTGGACTTCTCAAGTATTGATCCCTTATTCTTTGTAGGTACGGTTCACACATTTCTGGGTCCTTTACCCATATCACCTAGGAAACCCAACAAGATGAAAAAATTATTTCCTTTCCTATCTTCTTGCAATGCTTATAGGTTACCCCCACGTACAATGCTTACATGCTTATAGCCGCTGTCTACTTCTGGGAGCCTTCGAATAACACCTTTCACTTACCATGTGGGATGGTTACTCCCACTCTTTTTAATATCGTTGCTATCACCAGTCTTCGACCAATTGGTGATACTTTTGACCCTACCTTAAGCcataaaattaaacctaatttttCTTTTGATGACGCTAGCTTTAATACTTACATCAAGTGCCACCATGAGGATACTAAGGAAATCTTTGACTGTGAGCATATTGCTCAAGAAACTCTGGTTCTCTCTTCCAAGTGCTAACAAACCCTTGTGTTAAATCAACAATAAGGAAATCTTTGACTGTGAGCATATTCCATGCATGCTCAGTCCAATAAGCACAATGCGTCTCCTATGGGGGAGGATCCTCTTGAGATGATCAATTTATCTGATCTCGTGCTGGATGCTGTTCCCTTAACTACGGTGGAACCCATTCGGGAGGAAGGAAGCTCTACTAACCCTAAGAAGGATAAACTCTCTGGTAAGTCTTCAACTTCTCTCAATAAGATGATACCTAGAAAGGCCTCCAAGGCAAGTGAGTCAAAGCAAATAAAGGCCTCTAGGGCTGGTGATAGCTTGAATAATTCTGATCATGCCAAGATGATTGGGACGGATAAACAAATCTGGAGGATGCTAGCCACCATTCTTACTGAAATTGAGTCAGATGATGAACAAAATGTTCAAACATCTTCTAGAATAAGGACTAGTTCCAAGGGAAAATGTGCTCACAGTCTTGTTAGTGATGATTTTATCCTTGAAAAAAGAAGCAAGAAGAAGGCAGATGTGTGTGTGCCTAATGCTGTAATTAACCTAGATGACtcttcttctaaagatgatattttgGCAAATCATCTTAAACTTGGAATTGCCAAAAGACTTAAGAAAAGAAAGGGAAAGGGTGTTGTTGTTGGACACCCTCAGGCAGATACTCCTATGAACAAGGTTAGGGATGTCAAGGGAAAGGCTATAATTGGACCTACTAAGTCTTGGAGTAAGGTCGTAGTTCCCTCAAAGAAGAGGAAAGTGATCCTTCCCATGATACTGAAACAAAGTCCGATGAAGATGTTCAAGACATCTTGCTACATGGAAGGTCTACTGGCAAGAAGACTTGCGTGGCTCTTCTTGAAAGAACATACTGGGAAATGGAAGTGTGTTAATTAAAGAAGAACTTATTTGGAAAGATAACTTGGCAAAGACTTCTCTAAGTGCAAGGATGTGGAGAAGTTTATAGAAGATGCTAGGTTGAGCAAGACTATCACTGGTTTTGGTCCATGCTATGAGGGGTTTGTCAAAGAGTTTGTAGTGAGTGTACTAGTGGGGTATGATGATGCTAACAGCAAGAACTTCAGGAAAGTTGGAGTCAGAGAAAGAGTGGTAATTTTTTCTCCTGCTGTGATTAATGAGTTCCTGGGAAGATCTGTTGAATCTCGAGATGGATTAGAGGTTACAAATGATCAGGCCTGTAGGGAGATCATCGGTGGACAGGTAAAACATTAGTTGAATAAAGGAAAGCTCTTTGTTGGACAGCTTACTGTGAAATATGCTATACTTCACAGGATTGCTGTTGCTAATTGGGTTCCCAGTAATCATACCTCCACCATTACTGCGGGGCTGGGAAGGTTCATTCATGCTGTGTGTAAAAGACCAACTTATAATTTTGGAGCTCACATCTTTGATCAGATTCTGAAGCAAGCCTTCTCTACTACTGTCAAGATGCCTATCTTCTTTCCCTATTTCATTTGTGGCATCATTCTGAATCAGCACCCTGATATTATTGTGAGTagtgatcatgtgaagaagaggGATTCTCCTCTGACTCTACACTATAAGTTGTTTGGTGGAGCACATGTTCAAGACATTGCTTTGACGTATTCTCCAACATCTGGTGCTACCAGTCCCAAGCAAGGAGTCATTGTCACTCTGAAGGCAACCTACAGAGAGCTGGATGAATCCCTCAGAACCAACACTTCTAGGAAGATTCAGTTAGAGAGACTGATTAAGACTCTGGTGGAAGAAGAAAATAAGACTAAACAGGCCACTGCTGCTGCTGCTAGGAAGGTGGTTGGTAATTCTGGAAATAGTGAAGATGCTGCCCAGAATGCCTTTGGAGGAGAACAAACTAAACTTGAAAAAGTTAATGATGGTGATAGTGACCACAGTTCATCTAATGATGGGGAAGAGGAAGAACTCAATAGTGCATTTGATATGGATACTGACGCTGAAGTTGAAGCTGATACTGAAGAAAGTGACGGGATTGCTCCTTGAGatcttttctcaatttttttcattgttttgtttatttttgttgttttctttgtAAGGGTTAAATGCCCAGAACTTGTTTAGCATTGTCACCTTGTGCTACTATTTGTGGTTTCTTTTGTTAGTTATTTACAAACCTTGTTTTGTCATATTATGGTTAAAAAGGGGAGTAATAGTGTGTGTCAACCACTAACCACTGACCGAGGGGGAGATTTTTTTCTCTTGGTTTGTTATTGATGAAGTGTTGCTGTAGAGGGGGAGTTCCTTTATAGGTTCTAGAAGAGCTGGATTAGCATGATAGAGATGTCAGACACATTGGTTTTACATCTTACTGTCTGGTTGGGAAAGTACATCTCTCAACTAGAATGAATGCAGATTCCATTAACAACTAACATGTGAGTTACATATGTTTGTTTTCCGTTGCATATCTGATTGTGGAACTGCTAATGTGAATTCTCTACAGGATTGAGAATTGATAAGttattttagccaaaataagtcaaagggggagattgttaattctcTGCTTTTCTGATTGGAATTATGTTTGTAAAACTAACTTATGAGAACATGTTGAATAATATGTTCCATGCAACTAATGAAGACATGTCAAGAAAGATGTTCTATGCAGAATTCTTTCGATGTTGCGTTTGTTATGCTACAACTGGATCAGTTGGAGTTAGTTGATGTACAGGTGcagaatattttggaatattatgcaatcctataaGGCCCTTGAATTAAGGGATAACATATTGTCTCTGATTTCGAGTTATTTGATTAGttactaaatatggagaatatatAGGAATATAATATTTGATATCTTATCTTCAAGGAGAAGATTGTGCGAGATTTTCTGGTGTGCCCTGCAGTgatttgaagcccaaatccagtcCAGAAGATCACTATATATAGCAAGCATCAGACCTAATATTTTGCATGAAATTACAGTGTAGTATGTTAGGGTTTCTGCAGTCTTATCTATTGTAAGCCAATCCTATATCATATTGATAGAAGAGTTTGGTGTTTTCATCGAGTTGTAAGTTCTATGTTCATTCATAACCTTTTAAGCATTAGATGACTGTGTTTTAGAAGTGTGTCTTCTTATATTTGTAATTGTTATCacggttgtgattgagggggattgaGGTGGGTCTCATACCCAGGTGAGTCTTAGGTACAAGTTAgcacgggtagtgattaagtgagaagttgtaaacgggggagtttagctttgaattgaaaCTGTTTAGTGGACTTAtccatggcttggtagcccccagagtaggtattgttgatactgaactgggtgaacaattacttgtgttctttattgtttctaCACTACACTTTTATACCTTGTCATTGAGTGTGTTTGGAAAATAGTGTCTCAACATCCTTTAGGATATCTGTGATCTGAACGCTAGAATTTCACTTTCTCTTATACTCGTGTGAATTAATGTGTCGAAATTTTACAGCTTTACCTCTAGCCCAAAaaaaagttgaagaagaagaagaaagtcaAAACAGTCGAAGATGGTAAGAAGTCTGCTCATCCACAAGAAACAAAACAAGTACACCTTTTAAACCGCTGTTCTCTTCTAAGACCACAGGTCAGTCAACGTGTCAAAAGAAACATGaatttaacaatatttttttgaattgattGACATTTTTGTTTGCGGAAAAACTAAAAgataagttggggagagttgataAGTGTCAGATTTACGTTAAAATTACCGACACTTATTGACTTATTTAACCATCAAATGTTACAAAACCCCTCGATTTATCTATGAAAAGTGAGAAAAAACCTGTTTGTACTTTTCTTGTATGCATTAATCATAAACACGTGAACTGAACTAGAAAACCACTAATCACAATGTAGAAAACAAGACAATTAAAAATCCTGATGAAGCAGAGATCACTAGGCCCAAGCTACACGTGTGTTAGGGGAAGACAATGCCGTATGGCATGACCAAATACAAGTATTTCACGGTGAGGCAAGGGTTAGCGCGCAAGTCGAAGAGGTGGTGAACTGGGTGAGCAAATGGAGACCAAGGATACGTGGAAGACATGCAAACATTGCTTGCTGAAGAAGAAAATATGGATGGTCCAAATTGGTAGAGCAAGGTTGGCGTGCTAGGCGCAAGGAAGTTGTGTCTAGCGAGAGCCTTaaatttttcctataaataaaAAGTTCCAGTTTAGTGCAAAGGGAGtctcaatggagatatgtagtaCAAAATTTGAATAGATTCAATATGGGCCATACATGATAATAAGATAAGAGATCTAAAGGAGAAAGTGCTACCCGGGTGATATGGTAGATCACACTTCCAAGGTCGACATCCCGAAATTACTCGTTGTTACGCTAACCATGAGTAAGTGTGACTAAAATCTCTTTGTTGGGGTTAGATGTAGTCATTTTATTCACTTATGAAATAGTTCATGGCATTCTATGTAATTCTACACATGTTGTAATGCTGATGACTCTTTAATTTTAATGCTTGTTTTAACTTTGCAACCTAAAACCTCTTTTCATGGTGTGATTTGACATCGAAAGGTGCTTGTAATTAATAGATCAAAGATAATCATCTATTGGATAGTAATGCTTAAACATAGAGTTAGGTTTGATATCCACACGTATTATAGTAGGATTGGTGTAGAGTTTCTCTACATTGCGACTGTTAGGACTTAATGCTCTGTGTTGGTTAATAGTTTGAGATATCAGTTATTAGTTAATACAATGATCTCACAACATGCAGATTAAAAGGATATATGAATACGGGTAACAAGTAGTAATATTATTAGTAGAATAGAAGAACATATTATTGACCTACGGACGTACATGATACATATGTAATGATGAATTTTACCCCCTCAAGTTTTCTCACTGTTAACAACGAAAATTTCATTTTACtttctttcttttaatttatgTTATTTGTTTTCAGACTTAGCATCCAATACACAACCATTTTATCTACTTAAAATCTTAAAAGTTGTTAAACGACTTTTAAAACTATTTGTCTCTGTGGATGCGGTAGTTGTGAAACTTACTTTTGTTGCTAACGCAACAATAGACAATAAGTAAAGCCATATATGATGGCAGGAAGACCTCATTCCTTGATTCCCCATGGGGGACGAACAATCATCCTGAGCAATCCACCCTTCATCTAAGGTCAAAGCCTATAATTAGGGTTATTAAAGGGCACCCCTTAGCTAGGAATGTtcctttttatgaattttttcacATCAATAAATAATGATAACAAGCAACATACATGATAAAGCCAAATCAACTGCTAAAAACATTCTAAATGAAAATACCCCACTCTCAAAGTAATAAGGAAAAAGGGAATGATAATTGGAAATTATGTGGGTTTAAAATCATAAAAGATGGACCATGCCATAATTACTTATGAAGCAAAGAAAAGAAGCAAAGCATCAAATTTAACCATACATTGGGGTGAGACTCACATAACTATGTTCATATTACAAAATAGATCATCTCATACATGGATATCCTAGGCACACCAAAAAGAAAGATAACACACATATTCATTCAATCGTACCATCTTAAACCACACTTTTAGAAACATCTAGACTCATGGTCTTTAAAGTTATACTAGGGTTTAATGCTTGATCTAACTAGTGAAGTTTCGAAGCTAAAGAAATTGATCATAGTAATCTTTGTTTCATATTCATAACATAATTGACCAAGTTGAATTGTTTCAGAACTCATTACAAAAAAATTTCCTTTAGTCTAAATGAAAAACCTCTTTATGAAGTCTCTTTAGTTCAACATTCTTCGAACCCATTAAAGCAAATTTGTTTTCAGCTTCCTCGAATCTTACTGGGATGAAATGTTTCATCAAAAACACATATTCCAAATTAGAGCATAAAACTTGTTCTTTAAGGTTAATAGTTTATCTTCCATTATCTTCATATGTTCAATACTAATGGACGCCATGGCTTCAACTATACTTTTCTCTTCGTCAAGTAACAAAATCTAGTCTCTAAGATTCCTTTATGACATCCGGTGATTATCCACAAATGCTTATAAACTCTTATGTGAACATAATAACACCATGTATCGTTGTCTTAATCTCTTATGTGTCTAGTCTAATATACCATAAACTCGTATCCCATTCTTAGTACTTTCACGGGCCTCCAACCAAGCGTGTTATAACTCTTCGGAGAATTTCTCCTCCCTTGATCACAAGAAAAAAGGTGAACAACCATATGAGGGCGTATCGCAAAAGGGAAAATGTCAAGAGTCAGGAGGTGAACAACCTAAAATAGCCCTGACCAATGTGGAAGTTTCCACATGATGAATTATCATGGGCAAATAACGCTAAAGTCATGCAATTCGCCAAGATCAAAGGAGGTAATTTGCATCTAGTGGGAATAAATCATAAAGTCAAGACTGTGTAAATCAAGGATGTTCATACCCATGTTTTGGCTTGGATACAAGGCCCACAAATAATCATAGTTTAGCCCAAATATGAAATCTTCTAAAAAAAACTACAACTTTAAGAAGACAATAGATCACCCGATCAAGAGTAAAGAAGTATCTAATTAATGTGACGATAGTCAAATGACGCCAGGTCGAGGATATCACTTCTCCAACTATGGATCCAAA
Encoded proteins:
- the LOC131658250 gene encoding uncharacterized protein LOC131658250 produces the protein MHAQSNKHNASPMGEDPLEMINLSDLVLDAVPLTTVEPIREEGSSTNPKKDKLSGKSSTSLNKMIPRKASKASESKQIKASRAGDSLNNSDHAKMIGTDKQIWRMLATILTEIESDDEQNVQTSSRIRTSSKGKCAHSLVSDDFILEKRSKKKADVCVPNAVINLDDSSSKDDILANHLKLGIAKRLKKRKGKGVVVGHPQADTPMNKVRDVKGKAIIGPTKSWSKVVVPSKKRKVILPMILKQSPMKMFKTSCYMEGLLCKDVEKFIEDARLSKTITGFGPCYEGFVKEFVVSVLVGYDDANSKNFRKVGVRERVVIFSPAVINEFLGRSVESRDGLEVTNDQACREIIGGQLTVKYAILHRIAVANWVPSNHTSTITAGLGRFIHAVCKRPTYNFGAHIFDQILKQAFSTTVKMPIFFPYFICGIILNQHPDIIVSSDHVKKRDSPLTLHYKLFGGAHVQDIALTYSPTSGATSPKQGVIVTLKATYRELDESLRTNTSRKIQLERLIKTLVEEENKTKQATAAAARKVVGNSGNSEDAAQNAFGGEQTKLEKVNDGDSDHSSSNDGEEEELNSAFDMDTDAEVEADTEESDGIAP